The sequence below is a genomic window from Aureispira sp. CCB-E.
TCATCTTCTCTGAAGTGTCAATCGCTACTATATCTTGTGCGGCTTTTGCCAATTCAATACTTATCAGACCAGAACCGCACCCAAAATCTAGAACTGTGTCTGATTTATTGAGGTATGAAGTGGTACGATGAATTATTTGCAAGCCTATTTTTCCTATTTTGTCACTAGAATGGCTAGAGACTCTATTCCAGAAATTTTCAGATGAATACATTTTAACATTTTTAGGTAAATAAATAAGAATGGAAAAATACCTATTTACAAATGTAAAGTTGACTCTAATGCAGTAGAAAGTACTTGCAGAGCAAGATTTCTTATCTAAAGTCAATAAATTTTGAGGCAAACATAAAAATAACCAATAATTCTATCAGTAGAATTATTGGTTATCATTTGTTAAGGTGTTATTTGGTTTTTTTATCTATATGTCTACGTCCTTGTTGGGTAAATTTGTTGTTGTTGAAGGAGGGGTAGGATCTTTTTGTGTTTCTGTAAAAAACATTCCAAAAATACCACCCATGATACCCCCCATAATATGAGCATATTCAGAAACCATGTTTTCTTGCATACTATGAATGACCTCTTGCCCAATAAAAAATAAAGCGACTAGTATAAATGTTAGTGGAATACTCCCTTTTCTTACGTCTGCAAAGGATACTAATACAATAAACATAAATACAATTCCACTTGCCCCTAACAAACCTGTACTAAACAACAAGATTTGCAAAAAACCAGTTACTAGAGCCGTTAAAATCATCATTAAGAGAATTTTTCGACTACCATATTTTTCCTCCATAATTGGGGCAATTAATAAGAAAATCGACATATTTCCCATGATGTGGGCTTGATTAGCATGTCCCATTGTATAGGTTAGCAGTCGGACATAGTTGAGTGGATTTGCCCAATCAAAATTTCCAGGTAACATAAAAAAGGCAGAAGTGATTCGCCCTACTTCATTAGGACCTGTACCCACCGATGCAATTAAATCAATTAGATAAACACCGATGCAGATGAGAGAGAAGGTGAGTACGACAGGAGAGTTATATCTTATTTTTAAAGCCATATTTTGATTGTATTATAAGTTCTTACAGTTCGGTTTTGGAGTGATTGTTTACAAGTTCTTGCACTAAGAACTATTTTTGTTTTTTATGATATGGTATCATCTTTAACCCAATTATGGTTAAAACAATTCACAATAAAAGATAGTTTAGCATATTTTAACGAATTAGCTAAGTAG
It includes:
- a CDS encoding rhomboid family intramembrane serine protease encodes the protein MALKIRYNSPVVLTFSLICIGVYLIDLIASVGTGPNEVGRITSAFFMLPGNFDWANPLNYVRLLTYTMGHANQAHIMGNMSIFLLIAPIMEEKYGSRKILLMMILTALVTGFLQILLFSTGLLGASGIVFMFIVLVSFADVRKGSIPLTFILVALFFIGQEVIHSMQENMVSEYAHIMGGIMGGIFGMFFTETQKDPTPPSTTTNLPNKDVDI